TCCGGTCGCCCTCACCGAAGGGCGCGCCCTCGCGGCGATCCAGGTGGACCTCAAGCGTTGTGTGGCCCAGGCGGCGGTCCCTGGCGCGGTGCGGGTCTCGATCGACAGCGAACTGTCGATCGAGGTGCGCGCTGACGGCACGGTCGCCGGGACCCGCTTCACGCCGCCGCTCGCCCCGGCGATCCAGGAGTGCGCGTCCGGCGCGATCTTCGCGCGACGCATCGAGGGGCCACGCACCCTCATCGTCCCGGTGAAGTTCGAGTTCTAGAGCGCCGGGCCACAGCGGGTCGCGCCCCTGGACCACGGCGGGTTTCGCCTCGAGCGACGCTCGTTCGCCGTTCGAGATCTTTGGCACTCTGGCCAGCCGGTCGCCCGCATGCGACTCACTTCGGGCGAGCGAGCTTGGCGATGAGGTGGGTCTCTCGAGCGCCGAGCAGGCCGAACTGGACGCCCATCCCACCGTCGCGCTCCCAGCGGACGCGCGCGGGTAGAGTGGACGTCTCCGCGGCGCCGGGCAGCACCACCATGATGTCGAGGTCGCTGTTGAACGGCGCCGGCGTCGAGGTCTCGATGAACATGCCGCCGATGCTCAGGTCTCGACCGCGACCTTCGTGCAGCTCGGGCTTGCCTCTCACCATGAACGTGAGCGGCACATCGATGTTCGAGCGCCCGAATTGACGGTGTTCTGCCACGGTTCGTGGATGCTACCATTTGCGCCGTGGAGGCCGAGGAGCGAAAGAGAGAGAGAGGGACATCTTCCCGCGGGCCGAAGGCGCGCGACGCGGCGCCGCTCCCTCCGGCCGTGGTGGCTGCCCTCTCGGCGGCGAAATCCACCGACGCGACGGGGCGCCCTTCGGCGACGGGTGGGCGCGCGCTCGCGCTCGTGCCCGTGGTCGTGATGCTCACGCTCGCGGCGCTGCTTTTTCCTCGCGCCGTGCCGCCTCAGGAGCTCCCCCTGCCGCGCGTGGACGTCCGCGCCCTCGAGGCCACGGCCGAGCGGGACGCGGACTACGCGCGCTTGGCCGAGCGGGGCCTCTCCGACGACACCCGTGTGCTGGGGACGAAGCTCCGGGCCTTCAACAACCTTCAAGCCAGCTCGGCCGACGAGAGCGCCATGATCGCGGGCCGGGCGGCGCTGAACCACGCGATCGCCGCCGTGCTCGAGCGCTCGCCGGCCGAGCTCAAGCTGCTCCGCGCCGCGCAGGTGACCCTGTTCCTTCGGGCGGTCGCCGACTTCGAGGCGACTGGGGTCGAGGGCGACGAGCTCATCGCTCTCGGCGGAACGTTCGTGTCGCGCCTGCGCGCGGTCGGTTGGATCAAGGAGCGCACCGTACTTCCCGACGCCGCCGTACGCGCCGCCCTCTACAAGCTCATGTGGGGCGCGACGCTCAACCTCACAGCGGACGCGACCCTCGACCTCTCACTCGACGAGCAGCGCGCGGTGCATGCATTTTACATCCTTCACCCGCACCCGTCCGACGCGCGCCGCACCGGCCTCGCCGCGGCGTGGGCCGCCGCGCACGCCGCGAGCTCCCCCGCGGCCGCCTGCGAGGAGGCGAGGCTCGCGGAGATCGCGGCCACGGAAGAGTGGCGACTCGAAAAGGTGCGCAAGCTTGGCACGCTCGACCCCGACTACCCCACGAGCTTCGCGCTGGGGATTGGCCTCTATCGCCAGCGGAAATACGCGGCCTCGGCGGAGGCCTTCCGTGACTGGCTGCGCGAGCACCCGACCGGCCCCCTCGCGCTGCGCGCGCAGAACCACCTCAAGGCGGCGATCGTGGCCGACTCGTCGCCCTAGCTAGAGCGCCGAACCGCTTGATTCGGTCGGCCTTTCGCCGATTTACGTCGCCGTACTTCGTTGCTCCTCCTCGCCTAGCAGCAGTAGGACTCGTCGTCGCGCCCCGCACGGCTCGCAACTCGGCGAAAATCCTCGGTCATCAAGCGGTTCGGCGCTCTAGAAAGGGTCGCCTCGTCTCCTCCGAGCGAGAGGCCGTCGTCCACCCGACCTTGAAGGGCGTCCAGGGCCGCGCGGGCTCCGCCAGTTACGCGGTCCAGCCGTTCAAGCCTGGACGGGCGGTGGCTCACGAGCCCTCGGGGGGGTCGCACGGCGGCGTGGACGTGGACGTGGACGGAGGCGCGGGCGCGGGCGCGGGCGCGGGTGCAGGCGCCGGCGCGGGCACCGCGGTGGGGTCGGCGGGGGCTCGCTCTTCGCACGCGGCGGGCTGGGTCGAGACCCTCGCCCCGCGCACCGTGAGGCTGCCCGCGTAGGAGAGTTGGCGCGCGAAGAGCGCGCCGTCGATCGTCGCGTTGCCCGCAAAGGACACCTCGGCCTCGGGCGCGTACACGAGCCCATGGAACGCCTCCCTTCCGGCGAGCGTGAGCTTCGCGTTCTTGCCGCCCACGTAGAGGCGGAGCGCCTCGGGCCGCGTGGGATCGCCGAACGACGCCCGCCCGACCGTCGTCAGCGTACCGTCCACGAACATGTCCAGCGTCGCCCCCGCGCCGAGCACGATCTGGCCCTCGCCGATCGTGGTCAGGTCGCCCTCCAGGTAGAGCTGCACCGCGCCTTCGATCCGCAAGCTCGTGCCGCGCAGCTCGCCCGCACCTGAGAAGTAGTAGCGGCCGTCGCGCAGCGTGAGTGGCGCGCCCTTCGCCACGATGCGCGCGTCGGTGCCGAGCCCCGCGCGCGCGTTGTCGTTCGCGCCGCGGGCGGCTCGCACCGCGCCGGCCACGTCGTAGAGAGCGCCGGGATCGCACGCGCACGGCGGCGCCCCCGGATCGACGTACGCGCCGCGGGCTCCGGCGACCTGGCGCCCGGCGAACGACGTGGGCTCGGGAGTGCGGAGCGTGCCGCCTACGCGGAGGGAGCCCGCGCCCGAGAGCCGCCCACCGACGGCGAGGTCCGCGCCGACCGTGAGATCGCCCGCGCCCGACAGATCGCCCCCGGCGAGCGCGTGATCTCGCACGTCGAGGTCGCCGGCGAAGGACACGTCCGCCCCCGAGCGCAGGCTGCCGTCGATGCGGGTGCCGGACGCGAACGAGAGGCGACCGACGACGCCGACATCCGCGGTCTCGCCGGGTCGGGCGATGGTCGTGAGCTTGCCGGCGTGCGACATCGCGCCGCACACGCACACCGCGGCCTGCGCGAACAGCGCAGGCGCCGGGCTGCAGTGGGTCGTGAGCGCGGGAGGGCGTGGCCTCGGCGGGGCCGCGTACGAGAGCCCGCCGCTCTTCCCAACGCCCTGCGCCGCGCCGCTCTCCTCCACCTCTCCGCCGACGCGAATCGAACACGCCGACGCGAGGGTGAGCGCGGCGAGCGGCGCGAGCGACCAGACTCGCGAGACGCGCGGGGCGTGCGAGGTTCCCGCGACGGACGTTGAGCGATGGGGAGCAAGCTTGAAGGGGCGCATCGGGTTCCTTTGGGTGAGGGGTCGACCCTCCTTTCGCACGCTGCGTGCCACCGCCCTCGCCGCGCAGCGCCCAGGTTTGCGCAGGTTTCTTGGTTCGGCCGCGTCGCCGCCGTCGCGCGGACCGCCGGAGCGCCCGCGTGCCCGCGTCACCGGCGACGCGGTCGCTCACGTCTCGGTCGGGCCTTGACAGTGCGAACGATCGTTCTATTAATGGGGGGTGGGCAAAGGGGAAAAGACCCGAGCGACGATCCTCGAGATGGCCCTCGCCGACGCGAGCGAGCGCGGGCTCGAGGGCCTCAGCATCGGCGGCCTGGCCGGGCGCGCCAACATGTCGAAGAGCGGGCTCTTCGCCCACTTCGGCTCGAAGGACGAGCTCCAGCTCGCCGTCCTTGCCGAGGCCGTCGACCGCTTCGTCGAATTCGTGATGGCCCCCGCCTTGAAGGAGCCCCGGGGCGAGCCGCGGTTCCGCGCGCTCTTCGAGCGTTGGCTGCTCTGGGCACGTCAACCCTTCCAGCCGGGCGGGTGCATCTTCCTCGCGGCGGCCGTCGAGCTCGACGACCGCCCCGGCCACGCGCGCGATCGCCTGGTGGCGTCACAGCGCGACTGGCTCGACGTGCTCGCGAACGCGGCGCGCATCGCGGTGGAGGAGGGGCACTTCCGCCGCGACCTCGACGTCGAGCAGCTCGCCTTCGAGATGTACGCCATGGCGCAGGGCTTCCACCAGCTCGAGCGCCTCATGCGCGACCCTCGCGCCGAGTCGCGCGCCC
This genomic window from Myxococcales bacterium contains:
- a CDS encoding TetR/AcrR family transcriptional regulator; this encodes MGKGEKTRATILEMALADASERGLEGLSIGGLAGRANMSKSGLFAHFGSKDELQLAVLAEAVDRFVEFVMAPALKEPRGEPRFRALFERWLLWARQPFQPGGCIFLAAAVELDDRPGHARDRLVASQRDWLDVLANAARIAVEEGHFRRDLDVEQLAFEMYAMAQGFHQLERLMRDPRAESRARTAFERLMCDARARPRS
- a CDS encoding PilZ domain-containing protein yields the protein MAEHRQFGRSNIDVPLTFMVRGKPELHEGRGRDLSIGGMFIETSTPAPFNSDLDIMVVLPGAAETSTLPARVRWERDGGMGVQFGLLGARETHLIAKLARPK